A single genomic interval of Koleobacter methoxysyntrophicus harbors:
- a CDS encoding DUF3006 domain-containing protein — translation MKIKAVIDRIEDGYAVLLLDEKHTVDFPLEFLPEGIKESDVLSIEIHIDEIEKEKRKKRISELIKKLQKRDL, via the coding sequence ATGAAAATTAAAGCAGTAATCGATAGGATAGAGGACGGTTATGCTGTACTCCTGCTGGATGAAAAACACACTGTGGACTTTCCGCTTGAATTTCTGCCCGAAGGCATAAAGGAGTCAGATGTGCTATCTATAGAAATTCATATAGATGAAATAGAAAAAGAAAAACGAAAAAAAAGAATCAGCGAATTGATCAAAA